The Fructilactobacillus ixorae genome has a window encoding:
- a CDS encoding acyl carrier protein yields MAEQANKDQILTEIKDIVVDQTDLDPAKITLDANFKDNLDLDSLDIFEIVDALEDKYDIEIDGDEGMETVQDLVDYVAKQLDEQK; encoded by the coding sequence ATGGCTGAACAAGCAAATAAAGATCAAATTTTAACAGAAATCAAGGATATCGTGGTGGATCAAACGGATCTTGATCCCGCAAAAATCACGTTAGACGCGAACTTCAAAGATAACTTGGACTTAGATAGTTTGGATATCTTTGAAATCGTGGATGCCTTAGAAGATAAGTACGACATCGAAATTGATGGTGACGAAGGCATGGAAACGGTCCAAGATTTAGTTGATTACGTAGCTAAGCAACTAGACGAACAAAAATAA
- a CDS encoding 4'-phosphopantetheinyl transferase family protein codes for MLKFKTGRLTDLQYQPYYRQFHIENKQRQQQEVVGRILLAKLMELPDDALLADDEFTTIANGKPLFAKRTTAFNVSHSADLVLVAISDRPLGVDVEKVKPVQLNRLKRAFTVAELAYLEQLPPARQSLTMLRLWTVKEAVLKETGVGLPGKPRTVSVNVPRMDVAEQHGQPFAINFLAIHEDYLGTVAQKKA; via the coding sequence GTGTTGAAATTCAAAACCGGACGGCTCACCGACTTACAATATCAACCGTATTATCGTCAGTTTCACATCGAAAATAAGCAACGCCAACAGCAGGAAGTTGTCGGGCGGATTTTACTAGCTAAACTGATGGAACTTCCGGACGACGCGTTATTAGCTGACGATGAGTTTACGACGATTGCGAACGGGAAGCCGTTGTTTGCCAAGCGAACGACGGCTTTTAATGTTTCGCACTCTGCGGATCTGGTCCTGGTGGCCATTTCCGACCGGCCGTTAGGGGTTGATGTGGAGAAGGTGAAACCGGTCCAGCTGAACCGGCTCAAGCGAGCGTTTACAGTTGCAGAACTGGCTTACTTAGAGCAGCTACCACCGGCGCGGCAGTCACTGACCATGTTGCGGCTGTGGACCGTGAAGGAAGCAGTTCTGAAGGAAACCGGGGTCGGCTTGCCGGGAAAACCCCGGACGGTGAGTGTCAACGTCCCCCGCATGGATGTCGCCGAGCAACACGGACAGCCGTTTGCAATCAATTTCCTAGCGATTCACGAAGATTACCTGGGCACGGTAGCTCAGAAAAAAGCATAA
- a CDS encoding MFS transporter: MNVYWKNSTFRALANSSFLSAIGSTLFNLVFLVYAQTLPFKTLAVSIVSVANLVPTFFMIFNGYWADHTNPKHRFRYVIGLRGIQGCLYLGLAILLHYPGTMGLFATLVVINVVSDLLSDYTINLIMHYEKMILHGQEELQSALGFSAGMRNVISMVFQAAGASLIVLLHNNFSLFAIINSLSFFIAGIVLVHDRRLFRKLDRAAAAELDNQASKEGMRVSLGKSLRTIYANHPLFIMLLLALACNSLGASLEGLTAVLLANVRTLWLGNFATTVAAVSIFGSLSITIAALWTKDGLQHFSLPSLTTVSMAFLAIFAINMFWWQNSILMLVTMAIASYPIGKINPRVQSEIFTLTDAQHLTATMSVISTVVLLGAPLGNVIFLGIANLFNPQLAWIMFGGAAVLVALGAFLCAWQWPKLVSKQEQQVKDHD; the protein is encoded by the coding sequence ATGAACGTATATTGGAAAAACTCTACCTTCCGGGCCTTAGCTAATTCGAGCTTTTTGAGTGCCATTGGTTCGACGTTGTTTAACTTGGTATTTTTGGTGTATGCGCAGACGTTACCGTTTAAAACGCTGGCCGTCTCCATTGTTTCGGTTGCTAATTTAGTTCCCACCTTTTTCATGATTTTTAACGGGTACTGGGCCGACCACACGAATCCGAAGCATCGGTTTCGCTATGTGATTGGTCTGCGTGGGATTCAAGGATGTTTGTATCTGGGGTTAGCAATTTTATTGCATTATCCGGGAACTATGGGCTTATTTGCCACGTTAGTCGTTATTAACGTGGTTTCCGATTTATTATCGGACTACACCATTAATCTCATCATGCACTATGAAAAGATGATTCTGCATGGGCAAGAGGAGCTGCAGTCCGCCCTTGGTTTTTCCGCTGGAATGCGGAATGTGATTTCGATGGTATTTCAGGCCGCTGGTGCCAGTCTGATTGTCCTGCTTCACAATAATTTTTCCCTGTTTGCAATAATTAATTCGCTTTCCTTTTTTATCGCCGGAATTGTTTTAGTTCACGATCGTCGTTTATTTCGAAAGTTGGATCGAGCAGCAGCAGCCGAACTTGATAATCAAGCATCCAAAGAGGGGATGCGAGTTAGTTTAGGTAAGTCACTAAGGACGATTTATGCGAACCACCCGTTATTCATCATGTTACTCTTAGCTCTTGCTTGTAACTCGCTGGGCGCTTCATTAGAGGGTTTAACAGCGGTTTTATTGGCTAACGTACGGACCCTGTGGTTGGGGAATTTTGCGACCACGGTCGCAGCGGTTAGCATCTTTGGTTCATTATCAATTACCATTGCAGCGCTGTGGACCAAAGACGGGTTACAACATTTTTCGCTTCCGAGTCTGACCACCGTTAGTATGGCCTTTTTAGCTATTTTTGCAATTAACATGTTTTGGTGGCAAAATTCGATTTTGATGTTGGTGACAATGGCGATTGCTAGTTATCCAATTGGAAAAATCAATCCCCGGGTTCAGAGTGAGATTTTTACCCTAACCGATGCCCAGCATCTCACGGCAACCATGTCGGTAATTTCCACCGTCGTGTTGCTGGGGGCACCACTAGGCAATGTGATTTTTCTGGGCATTGCGAACCTATTTAATCCACAGTTAGCCTGGATTATGTTTGGAGGAGCTGCTGTTTTAGTCGCACTTGGAGCCTTTCTTTGTGCTTGGCAATGGCCAAAATTGGTGTCCAAACAGGAACAACAAGTTAAAGATCATGATTAA
- a CDS encoding adenylosuccinate synthase produces the protein MSVTVVVGSQWGDEGKGKIVDYLSKDSDAIARYQGGDNAGHTIVFNGHKFSLQLLPSGIFYADKLAVIGNGVVLNPKSLFQEINYLNENGVSTDNLRISSRAQVIMPYHILLDELSEQHRTNKIGTTHKGIGPAYMDKIARVGIRVADLVNPETLKRELQETLRQKNELLTKLYEVAPLDFDSIYAEYKEYGERMKPYVTDTSVLLNEAVTKHQNVLFEGAQGIMLDIDHGTYPYVTSSNPVAGGASVGAGLGPTKVTDVIGVCKAYTSRVGEGPFPTELLNEIGDHIRDTAHEYGTVTKRPRRIGWLDTVGLRHAARVSGLTALAMNCVDVLDELDVIKVCTGYRLNGKIIDYYPANLDELENCEPVYQDLPGWKESTTNCTTFDQLPANAQNYIQTVEKLVQVPIEWYSVGPDREQTHRR, from the coding sequence ATGTCAGTAACTGTGGTTGTTGGTAGTCAATGGGGCGATGAAGGTAAAGGAAAAATCGTCGATTATCTCAGTAAAGATTCCGATGCAATTGCGCGGTACCAGGGTGGCGATAACGCTGGTCACACGATTGTCTTTAACGGGCACAAGTTTAGCTTGCAACTGTTGCCATCGGGGATCTTTTACGCCGATAAACTGGCTGTCATTGGGAACGGGGTCGTATTAAACCCGAAGTCCCTCTTTCAAGAAATTAATTATCTCAACGAAAATGGCGTTTCGACTGATAACCTGCGGATTTCTTCACGCGCACAAGTTATCATGCCATACCACATTCTGCTTGACGAACTAAGCGAACAACACCGTACGAATAAAATCGGAACTACGCACAAAGGAATCGGCCCTGCTTACATGGACAAAATCGCACGGGTGGGAATTCGCGTGGCCGATTTAGTGAACCCGGAAACGTTGAAACGGGAACTACAAGAAACACTGCGGCAAAAAAACGAATTATTAACTAAACTGTACGAAGTAGCACCATTGGACTTTGATTCCATCTACGCTGAGTATAAAGAATACGGAGAACGGATGAAGCCGTATGTCACTGATACTTCCGTCCTCTTAAACGAGGCCGTTACCAAGCACCAAAATGTTCTCTTTGAAGGGGCACAAGGAATCATGCTAGACATCGATCACGGAACTTATCCGTACGTTACTTCTTCGAATCCCGTTGCTGGTGGAGCGTCCGTAGGTGCCGGTTTAGGTCCAACTAAAGTAACTGATGTAATTGGAGTCTGCAAAGCCTACACGTCGCGGGTTGGTGAAGGTCCCTTCCCTACGGAATTATTAAATGAAATTGGGGATCACATTAGAGACACTGCCCATGAATACGGAACGGTCACGAAACGCCCTCGCCGGATTGGCTGGCTTGATACAGTGGGACTGCGCCACGCCGCTCGGGTTTCTGGTTTAACAGCCTTGGCCATGAACTGTGTTGACGTTTTAGATGAACTAGACGTCATCAAGGTCTGCACGGGCTACCGGCTTAACGGAAAAATCATTGATTACTATCCTGCGAACCTTGATGAATTGGAAAACTGCGAACCAGTTTACCAAGACCTTCCGGGTTGGAAGGAAAGTACCACGAATTGCACCACCTTTGACCAATTACCGGCCAACGCCCAAAACTACATCCAGACGGTGGAAAAGCTCGTTCAGGTTCCCATTGAATGGTATTCAGTTGGTCCGGATCGGGAACAAACCCACCGGCGCTAA
- the purB gene encoding adenylosuccinate lyase, whose protein sequence is MIERYTRAPMKQIWSMQNQYQSWLDVEIAIDEAWNKLGLIPDADLAAIQQKAKFDPDEIARLEAITHHDVVAFTRDVSESLGPEKRWIHYGVTSTDVVDTAQGLRLKEADAVLREDLNTLLATIKAQALKYKNTVMMGRTHGVQAEPTTFGLKLARWYSELKRDLDRFNHAAAGVEAGKISGAVGTFANIDPAVEEYVCHKLGLRAQEVASQVLPRDLHAEYLATLALIATSLENFATEIRSLQRSEIHEVEEHFNAGQKGSSAMPHKRNPIGSENICGLARTMRGLITPAYENVTLWHERDISHSSAERIILPESTTLLDYMLNRFNNILQNLDVFPDRMKANMNITHGLIYSQRVMLKLIKTGLSREAAYDLVQPLTAQSWEQQTSFKQLVEASPEITARLSPAAIEDAFDYHYHLRHVDDIYRRVGLEE, encoded by the coding sequence ATGATTGAGCGGTATACCCGGGCACCAATGAAGCAAATTTGGAGCATGCAGAATCAGTATCAATCGTGGTTAGACGTTGAGATTGCGATTGACGAAGCCTGGAACAAACTGGGCTTAATTCCGGATGCGGACCTCGCTGCGATTCAGCAAAAGGCCAAGTTTGATCCAGACGAAATTGCCCGCCTGGAAGCAATTACGCACCATGATGTGGTGGCCTTTACCCGCGATGTGTCGGAATCGTTAGGACCAGAAAAGCGCTGGATTCACTACGGCGTCACCAGTACGGACGTGGTGGATACCGCGCAGGGACTCCGCTTAAAAGAGGCGGATGCCGTGTTACGCGAGGATCTAAACACGCTGTTAGCCACCATTAAAGCGCAGGCGCTCAAGTATAAAAATACGGTCATGATGGGCCGGACCCACGGAGTTCAAGCAGAGCCCACTACCTTTGGACTGAAACTTGCCCGGTGGTATTCAGAACTCAAGCGTGACCTTGACCGGTTTAACCACGCGGCCGCTGGGGTCGAAGCTGGGAAAATTTCGGGCGCGGTGGGGACCTTTGCCAACATTGATCCCGCGGTGGAAGAATACGTTTGTCACAAACTGGGGTTACGCGCCCAAGAAGTTGCTAGTCAGGTGTTACCGCGTGATTTACACGCTGAGTACCTGGCAACGCTGGCTCTCATTGCCACTAGTTTAGAAAACTTTGCTACGGAAATCCGGAGCTTGCAAAGGTCTGAGATCCACGAGGTTGAGGAGCACTTTAATGCCGGCCAGAAGGGCTCATCGGCCATGCCACATAAACGGAATCCGATTGGTTCGGAAAACATTTGTGGGTTAGCCCGCACGATGCGGGGCTTAATCACCCCGGCCTACGAAAATGTCACCCTGTGGCACGAACGAGACATTTCCCACTCCTCCGCTGAACGAATCATTTTGCCCGAAAGTACGACGTTGCTTGATTACATGTTGAATCGGTTTAACAACATCCTTCAAAATCTGGATGTCTTTCCGGACCGGATGAAGGCTAACATGAACATCACCCACGGCTTAATTTACAGTCAACGGGTGATGTTAAAGTTGATTAAGACCGGCTTGAGTCGGGAAGCAGCTTATGATTTAGTACAACCCCTAACGGCGCAGTCCTGGGAGCAGCAAACCTCCTTTAAACAGCTCGTGGAAGCCAGTCCAGAAATTACGGCCCGCTTGAGTCCTGCTGCGATTGAGGATGCATTTGACTATCACTACCACCTTCGTCATGTGGATGACATCTACCGGCGGGTGGGATTAGAAGAATAA
- a CDS encoding class II fumarate hydratase, whose protein sequence is MAEKRTEYDTLGPVAVPKTALWGAQTERSRENFPVGPLMPVQVIRALIEIKRAAARVNAHAEKISAAKARALEAASDYLLALPDQELMHSFPLHVYQTGSGTQTNMNVNEVLTHVVANQQPELRVQPNDDVNASQSSNDTFPTAMNMAAYQAVQALLPQLEHLMTTLKRLETKYWQVVKIGRTHLQDATPLTFGQEISGWLSTLERDTEALHQAAQGLLKLPIGGTAVGTGLNTPPHFDVEMAAELSAARDVPYQVTNKFAGLTAHSDLLTTHGVVRTLASDLLKIANDIRFLASGPRAGYGELTIPANEPGSSIMPGKVNPTQAEAMTMAATRIMGNDTTLTVANSQGNFEMNVYKPVMIASFLESVDLLTGLLPNFTDKMVAGIQVNQARMKQFVDDSLMTVTALAPHIGYHEAAAIANQALAKHERLRDAALASGLVTAAQFDQWVQPLQMTNYQRN, encoded by the coding sequence ATGGCAGAAAAACGAACAGAATATGATACGCTTGGCCCCGTTGCGGTACCTAAAACGGCGCTGTGGGGAGCGCAAACGGAACGCAGTCGGGAGAATTTCCCGGTTGGACCGTTAATGCCCGTGCAGGTGATTCGGGCCCTCATTGAAATCAAACGGGCAGCAGCGCGGGTTAATGCCCATGCTGAAAAAATTAGTGCCGCGAAGGCAAGGGCGCTTGAAGCTGCCAGTGATTATTTGCTAGCGTTACCGGATCAGGAACTAATGCACTCCTTTCCCCTCCATGTTTACCAAACGGGGTCCGGAACGCAGACCAACATGAACGTGAATGAAGTGCTGACCCACGTGGTAGCCAATCAGCAACCGGAGCTCCGCGTGCAACCGAACGATGATGTAAACGCGTCGCAGAGCTCTAACGATACCTTTCCAACGGCGATGAACATGGCGGCCTACCAGGCAGTGCAAGCATTACTGCCCCAGTTAGAGCATTTAATGACCACGTTAAAACGGTTGGAAACGAAGTACTGGCAGGTGGTTAAGATTGGCCGCACTCACCTGCAAGATGCCACTCCGTTGACCTTTGGCCAGGAAATCTCAGGGTGGCTGAGTACGCTAGAGCGCGATACGGAGGCTCTCCACCAAGCTGCCCAAGGACTTTTAAAGCTTCCCATCGGGGGGACGGCAGTCGGAACGGGCTTGAATACGCCACCGCACTTTGATGTGGAAATGGCGGCGGAATTAAGCGCGGCTCGGGACGTTCCGTATCAGGTGACGAATAAGTTTGCCGGGTTAACGGCCCATTCTGACTTACTGACGACCCACGGCGTAGTGCGAACCCTCGCTTCGGATCTCTTAAAGATTGCCAATGACATCCGCTTTTTAGCCAGTGGGCCACGGGCCGGGTATGGAGAACTGACCATTCCAGCCAATGAGCCTGGTTCTTCAATCATGCCCGGAAAGGTGAACCCGACCCAGGCCGAAGCTATGACGATGGCGGCCACGCGGATCATGGGTAACGATACTACGCTCACGGTGGCCAATAGTCAGGGTAACTTTGAAATGAATGTGTACAAACCGGTGATGATTGCAAGTTTCTTAGAATCGGTGGACTTGCTCACGGGCTTGCTCCCGAACTTTACGGATAAAATGGTTGCGGGGATTCAAGTTAACCAAGCCCGCATGAAGCAGTTCGTGGACGATTCGTTAATGACGGTGACGGCTTTAGCTCCGCACATCGGGTATCACGAGGCGGCTGCAATTGCGAACCAAGCCCTAGCAAAGCACGAACGGTTACGGGATGCGGCACTTGCTTCCGGATTGGTGACGGCAGCTCAGTTTGACCAGTGGGTGCAACCGTTACAAATGACTAATTATCAACGGAACTAA
- a CDS encoding YczE/YyaS/YitT family protein encodes MNTENNGSEGTTTAPQQNFSFFGKVINISLRTLMSFVGIAILSMGAALLKSSPILGLDPFTAVNTGMATILHTSLGVYQLCANFVIFIFVLLLDRKKIGIGTIMNMVLVGFEIQWFSSIYHQLFPGHVNFLVLVADLILGLLLFTAGSSLYMAPDLGVAPYDAIAPIASARLHCKYKTARVVQDICFLIAAVLVHGPVGFASIIVAFFAGPLISFWDRSISTPTMDYIDELSGHPTVKNLASGVTKATKSGYNSLSKAYNSTLDMQMHLAGYTNRELIKQIQDTEHNMQASQKAYNDYRSQYRMLIAEMVKRDKRGDLKNSPVNNTSAKNNQNAGQK; translated from the coding sequence ATGAATACTGAAAATAATGGGAGCGAGGGTACAACAACCGCGCCGCAACAAAACTTTTCCTTCTTTGGAAAGGTCATTAACATTTCGTTACGGACGTTAATGTCCTTTGTCGGGATTGCGATTTTGTCAATGGGGGCTGCGCTGTTAAAGTCCTCGCCAATCCTCGGACTTGATCCCTTCACGGCCGTGAATACCGGGATGGCAACCATTCTGCACACTTCGCTCGGGGTTTACCAACTCTGTGCAAACTTCGTCATCTTCATCTTCGTGCTGTTGCTCGACCGCAAGAAGATTGGAATCGGAACCATCATGAACATGGTCCTCGTTGGATTTGAAATTCAATGGTTCTCATCGATTTATCACCAACTATTCCCCGGCCACGTTAACTTCCTTGTGCTGGTCGCCGACTTAATCCTCGGATTATTGCTCTTTACTGCCGGAAGTTCGTTATACATGGCTCCCGACTTGGGGGTGGCCCCATATGATGCAATCGCCCCGATTGCTTCGGCCCGGCTTCATTGTAAGTACAAGACGGCCCGGGTGGTTCAAGATATTTGTTTCTTGATTGCCGCCGTGCTGGTCCACGGACCAGTTGGATTTGCTTCCATCATCGTGGCCTTCTTCGCCGGTCCCCTAATCTCCTTCTGGGACCGGAGTATTAGTACGCCTACGATGGATTACATCGATGAGCTTAGTGGGCACCCAACCGTTAAGAACTTGGCAAGCGGAGTTACCAAGGCTACCAAATCTGGTTACAACTCCCTCTCGAAAGCTTATAACTCGACGCTGGACATGCAAATGCACCTCGCGGGTTACACGAACCGGGAATTAATTAAGCAGATTCAAGACACGGAACACAACATGCAAGCTTCCCAAAAAGCCTACAACGATTACCGGTCGCAATACCGGATGTTAATCGCCGAAATGGTAAAGCGGGACAAACGTGGTGACTTAAAGAACTCCCCCGTTAACAACACCAGCGCTAAGAACAACCAAAACGCGGGTCAAAAATAA
- the fabZ gene encoding 3-hydroxyacyl-ACP dehydratase FabZ, which produces MAIMNAKEIMELIPNRYPILFIDRVEEMTPGESIVATKNVTINEEYFQGHFPGNPVMPGVLIIESMAQVASILILSSPQFEHKTAYLGSIKNAKFRRMVEPGDVLTFHVTMDKVRDRTGSVSCVAYVGDEKACETKLTFIVDRQERA; this is translated from the coding sequence ATGGCAATCATGAATGCAAAAGAAATTATGGAATTAATCCCGAACCGATATCCGATCCTCTTCATTGATCGGGTAGAGGAAATGACGCCCGGAGAGTCGATTGTGGCCACCAAAAACGTCACCATTAACGAAGAATACTTCCAAGGACATTTTCCTGGCAATCCGGTAATGCCCGGAGTCCTAATCATTGAGTCAATGGCGCAGGTTGCTTCGATTTTAATCCTGAGTTCGCCCCAGTTTGAACACAAAACGGCCTACCTCGGGAGCATTAAGAACGCTAAGTTCCGGCGGATGGTTGAACCGGGTGATGTCTTAACCTTCCACGTTACGATGGATAAGGTCCGTGATCGGACCGGTTCCGTTTCTTGTGTGGCCTATGTTGGTGACGAAAAGGCTTGTGAAACGAAGTTAACCTTCATCGTCGATCGGCAAGAAAGAGCTTAA
- a CDS encoding beta-ketoacyl-ACP synthase III, giving the protein MASYAIKAAARAVPDRVVTNQELAQIMDTSDAWIRRRTGIKQRHIATQETNASLCLQVARQLVHQAEVAVDELDYIIVATMSPDYLTPAVAAEVQGGLGATNAVAFDVNAACSGFVYATQVMNSLLAKLPGGTGIVIGGERLSKLVDWSDRTTAVLFGDGAAGVLVKNDGTPSQVLATDLHTVGELGSALTAGQLAAQTPFGTGTPATDQRYFAMDGHEVYNFATRQAPASIRRATAQAGIDLDAIKYFVMHQANARIVKRVADKLRLPQDRFPINIAEYGNTAAASEPLLLAELIAQHKLRRGDYIALTGFGGGLTVGTVIIRY; this is encoded by the coding sequence ATGGCAAGTTACGCGATTAAGGCGGCGGCCCGCGCGGTTCCTGACCGGGTTGTTACTAATCAGGAGTTAGCGCAAATTATGGATACTTCTGATGCTTGGATTCGACGTCGAACTGGGATTAAGCAACGCCACATTGCGACGCAGGAGACCAATGCCTCGCTGTGTCTGCAGGTTGCTCGCCAACTAGTTCACCAAGCCGAGGTTGCCGTGGATGAACTGGACTATATCATTGTAGCCACTATGTCCCCTGACTACCTAACCCCGGCAGTGGCGGCCGAAGTGCAGGGAGGATTGGGGGCAACGAATGCCGTTGCCTTTGATGTTAATGCTGCCTGCTCGGGGTTTGTGTATGCGACCCAGGTGATGAATTCCCTCTTGGCCAAGCTACCCGGGGGCACGGGAATCGTAATTGGGGGGGAACGGCTGAGTAAGTTGGTGGACTGGTCGGATCGGACAACTGCCGTTCTGTTTGGTGACGGAGCAGCGGGAGTGTTGGTTAAAAACGATGGGACGCCTTCCCAGGTGCTTGCAACGGACTTACACACGGTTGGAGAGCTGGGCTCAGCTCTGACAGCTGGGCAACTCGCAGCGCAGACTCCCTTTGGAACCGGCACGCCCGCGACGGATCAGCGCTACTTTGCCATGGATGGTCACGAAGTGTATAACTTTGCCACGCGACAAGCTCCTGCTTCAATTCGGCGGGCAACAGCGCAGGCAGGGATTGATCTAGATGCCATCAAGTACTTTGTGATGCATCAAGCCAACGCCCGGATTGTGAAACGGGTTGCCGACAAATTGAGGCTACCCCAAGACCGGTTTCCCATTAACATTGCTGAGTATGGGAACACGGCGGCGGCTAGTGAACCACTATTATTAGCGGAACTAATTGCACAACACAAGTTACGCCGGGGCGATTACATTGCGTTAACCGGTTTTGGTGGCGGACTGACGGTCGGAACTGTTATTATTAGATATTAG
- a CDS encoding acyl carrier protein, with amino-acid sequence MSETSKEQILAKIKEIVADQTDDVKAEDITLETNFKEGLDLDSLDVFEIVDALEDEYDIEIDGDEGLETVQQLVDYVAKQVNDAN; translated from the coding sequence ATGAGTGAAACTAGTAAAGAACAAATTTTAGCTAAAATTAAGGAAATTGTTGCGGATCAAACCGATGATGTTAAGGCTGAGGATATCACCTTAGAAACTAACTTTAAGGAGGGCCTAGATCTCGATAGTCTCGATGTCTTTGAAATTGTGGATGCCCTCGAAGACGAATATGACATTGAAATTGATGGCGACGAAGGTCTTGAAACCGTGCAACAACTGGTTGATTACGTTGCCAAACAAGTTAACGACGCTAATTAG
- a CDS encoding ACP S-malonyltransferase has protein sequence MTKIGYLFSGQGSQFTNMGLDLYAQEPEYRAALDQVYTTLGIDLTDPEQLNQPNNVQVAILAMSYGISQILAADGITPQAMMGLSLGEYSALVASGAFQYSDALALVNDRSRYMEEAGARNPGAMAAVLKLAPAMVTDVIAELPDVYPANYNTASQTVIGGTIAGVEQATGALQAVGAKRVVPLPVSVASHTPLMQPASEQLQQRLLTMAVHEWTVPVISNTTQAPFNSASLKATLAQQLVRPTHFQADLEYLHAHTDVDTLIEIGPGDTLTRFAKKTVPALTTYHVDSLATLAKVRAELSTTEVSK, from the coding sequence ATGACGAAGATAGGTTATTTATTTAGCGGACAAGGAAGTCAGTTCACCAACATGGGTCTGGACCTCTATGCACAAGAACCTGAGTACCGGGCTGCACTTGATCAGGTTTACACTACGCTGGGAATTGACTTAACCGATCCAGAACAACTAAATCAACCAAACAACGTTCAGGTAGCAATTTTGGCGATGAGCTATGGAATTAGTCAAATCTTAGCCGCGGACGGGATCACCCCCCAGGCCATGATGGGTCTCAGCTTAGGGGAATACAGTGCTTTAGTTGCAAGTGGCGCATTTCAGTATTCAGATGCGTTAGCATTGGTGAACGATCGTTCCCGCTACATGGAAGAAGCTGGGGCACGCAACCCCGGCGCCATGGCGGCCGTGTTAAAACTAGCCCCAGCTATGGTTACAGATGTTATTGCCGAGCTACCAGACGTGTACCCAGCCAACTATAATACGGCTAGTCAAACTGTGATTGGAGGGACGATTGCCGGGGTTGAGCAGGCAACTGGTGCCCTTCAAGCGGTGGGGGCAAAACGGGTGGTACCCCTGCCGGTCTCCGTTGCCTCCCATACGCCGTTGATGCAACCGGCTAGTGAGCAATTACAACAACGCTTGCTGACGATGGCGGTACATGAGTGGACGGTTCCAGTGATCAGTAATACGACCCAGGCACCGTTTAACTCGGCGAGCTTAAAAGCAACGTTAGCGCAACAACTAGTCCGCCCGACGCACTTTCAGGCTGATTTAGAGTATTTACACGCCCACACCGACGTTGATACGTTGATTGAAATTGGGCCAGGTGACACGCTCACTCGGTTTGCGAAAAAGACGGTGCCAGCCCTTACGACCTACCATGTCGATAGTTTGGCGACGCTGGCAAAGGTGCGAGCAGAATTAAGCACGACGGAGGTTAGCAAATGA
- a CDS encoding 3-oxoacyl-ACP reductase family protein — MTTPKQVALITGGTKGIGLAIAKDLANNGQYQVVINSHRELDADAVRALQAEFSNEVGIVTGDVAQAEDADRMIQTVVAQYGSLAVLVNNAGQTQDKLMTRMTEASFKDVINTNLVGTFNMSKFALKVMQKQRAGVIINLSSIAGLHGNLGQANYAASKAGIVGLTKTTAREGALRGIRCNAVAPGMIKTDMTAKLSDKIVKQFENEIPLKRFGAVQEIAETVAFLVQNDYITGQVITVDGGLTM; from the coding sequence ATGACGACACCTAAACAAGTAGCTTTGATTACCGGTGGAACCAAGGGAATTGGGTTAGCGATTGCCAAGGATTTGGCTAACAACGGTCAATACCAAGTGGTGATTAATTCCCACCGAGAATTAGATGCTGACGCTGTTCGCGCGTTGCAAGCCGAATTTTCTAACGAAGTTGGCATTGTGACCGGTGATGTTGCGCAGGCAGAGGATGCAGACCGAATGATTCAAACCGTCGTGGCTCAATATGGTTCGTTAGCGGTCTTAGTTAACAACGCGGGGCAAACTCAGGACAAATTAATGACGCGGATGACGGAAGCGTCCTTTAAAGATGTCATCAATACGAACCTTGTGGGGACGTTTAACATGTCCAAATTTGCGTTGAAAGTGATGCAAAAGCAACGTGCCGGGGTCATCATTAACCTGTCAAGCATTGCTGGACTGCACGGGAACCTAGGTCAAGCTAACTATGCTGCTAGCAAAGCCGGGATTGTTGGTTTGACTAAGACCACGGCTCGTGAAGGAGCTTTACGCGGAATTCGGTGCAATGCCGTGGCGCCAGGGATGATCAAGACGGATATGACGGCAAAATTAAGTGATAAAATCGTAAAACAATTTGAAAATGAAATTCCGCTCAAGCGGTTTGGAGCAGTGCAGGAGATTGCCGAAACGGTTGCTTTTTTGGTTCAAAATGACTACATTACGGGGCAAGTAATCACCGTTGATGGTGGACTAACGATGTAG